A stretch of Falco rusticolus isolate bFalRus1 chromosome 2, bFalRus1.pri, whole genome shotgun sequence DNA encodes these proteins:
- the RP2 gene encoding protein XRP2 — protein sequence MGCFFSRRRKPAQGGQQQQQAAAAGQDSAAGEEKAPQYSWDQRPKIDPKDYTFSGLKDETVGRLPGKVAGQQFVIQDCENCSIYIFDHSATITIDDCVNCRIFLGPVKGSVFFRDCKDCKCIVACQQFRTRDCRKLEVFLCCATQPIIESSTSMKFGCFQYYYPELALQFKDAGLSIFNNTWSNIHDFTPVSGENNWALLPENAVVQDHVPLPASEELKAVRISTDAMRSIVPVTRGRRQKSSDESCLAVFFAGDYTTANARKLIDEMTGKGFQLVQTKEVLMKAEDAHRVFQQRASEFIPLLEKGPVVALEFSGDGAVEGCQSTVNDVFSGTKVFVSESKASASQDVDNFYNFADMQMGM from the exons aTGGGCTGCTTCTTCTCCCGCCGTAGGAAGCCGGCCCAgggcggccagcagcagcagcaggcggcggcggccgggcagGACTCGGCGGCCGGCGAGGAGAAGGCGCCGCAGTACAGCTGGGACCAGCGACCCAAG ATTGACCCCAAAGATTACACTTTTTCCGGACTTAAAGATGAAACTGTGGGTCGACTGCCTGGAAAAGTAGCAGGGCAACAATTTGTCATTCAGGACTGTGAGAATTGTAGTATCTACATATTTGACCATTCTGCTACAATCACTATTGATGACTGTGTAAACTGCCGAATCTTTTTAGGACCAGTAAAAGGCAGTGTGTTTTTCCGTGACTGCAAAGACTGTAAATGCATAGTGGCCTGCCAACAGTTTCGCACTCGGGACTGCAGAAAGCTGGAGGTATTCTTGTGCTGTGCCACCCAGCCTATTATAGAGTCCTCCACAAGTATGAAATTCGGATGTTTCCAGTACTATTATCCTGAGCTTGCTTTACAATTTAAAGATGCTGGACTGAGTATCTTCAATAACACATGGAGCAACATCCATGACTTTACCCCTGTgtcaggagaaaataattggGCCCTTTTGCCTGAGAATGCTGTAGTCCAAGATCATGTTCCTTTGCCCGCTTCTGAGGAGCTGAAAGCTGTCAGAATTTCTACTGATGCTATGAGGAGCATAGTACCAGTAACTCGAGGGCggagacagaaaagcagtgatGAATCGTGTTTGGCTGTGTTTTTTGCTGGTGACTACACAACTGCAAATGCCAGGAAGTTAATTGATGAG ATGACTGGTAAAGGCTTTCAGCTGGTACAGACTAAAGAAGTCTTAATGAAGGCAGAGGATGCTCACAGAGTTTTCCAGCAGCGTGCATCAGAATTCATTCCACTGCTTGAAAAAG GTCCAGTGGTTGCTTTGGAGTTCAGTGGAGATGGTGCTGTGGAAGGATGTCAAAGCACTGTAAATGATGTTTTTAGCGGGACCAAG GTTTTTGTATCGGAGAGCAAGGCATCAGCATCTCAAGATGTAGACAATTTCTACAACTTCGCTGACATGCAGATGGGAATGTGA